In the Theobroma cacao cultivar B97-61/B2 chromosome 1, Criollo_cocoa_genome_V2, whole genome shotgun sequence genome, one interval contains:
- the LOC18610803 gene encoding kinesin-like protein KIN-7H: MGVDGGDEQMQGPTGREERIFVSVRLRPLNEREIARRDVSDWECISDNTIIYRNSLSVSERSMYPTAYTFDRVFSSDCPNRQVYEAGAKEVALSVVSGINSSVFAYGQTSSGKTYTMIGITEYAMADIYDYIQRHKEREFILKFSAMEIYNESVRDLLSADSTPLRLLDDPERGTVVERLTEETLQDWNHFKVLLSVCEAQRQIGETSLNETSSRSHQILRLTIESSAREFFGNDKSSTLAATVNFVDLAGSERASQTLSAGARLKEGCHINRSLLTLGTVIRKLSKGRSGHIPFRDSKLTRILQSSIGGNARTAIICTMSPARTHVEQSRNTLLFACCAKEVTTNAQVNVVMSDKALVKQLQRELARLENELRSAGTMSVSSDLAALLREKDLEIEKLKKEVVLLTQQRDLAQSEVEDLRQVVNDESPVDERPVKIWADSDHQYPKLRVRNSWDFEHSITETPVLAVGVRSFTPSDRQSCSSEESFLQLPDFKMNIQHPSSSPQLSPKIPSFVGNNLCQEENGEHAYENSEALCKEVRCIDSGRSSMNRYSDSNFSESSPKIYQNYNMSSPRENTAISGLMDVGNEDISKRESWSLQLKNNSNHPEIAIPSPEKPYLWQLKEEISSCRSLKLTRSRSCKASLMTGLTSQWIEGVEKDESTPPIGNEKDFTGRPESFQRKLSVLKYDLQNQGLSRNGSQSSSTSATVYELKGQISRNGSQSYLKSAAAVELNTQNVSTPDDQNNTGFCTSIEGTEEISNLQSEKQLADCAVQVTEPILHVKTVKDVGLDPIPDHLGSPSAWPLEFKRLQGEIIELWHACNVSLVHRTYFFLLFTGDPKDYIYMEVEHRRLSFLQNVFAHGNQTVEAGRVLTPASSLKALRRERHMLSQRMRKRLSKAERENLFLKWGVGLHTKHRRLQVAYSLWVDTKDMNHIAESAAIVAKLVGFVDPEKTFKEMFGLNFTPGQGTHRRHYSFKRSVMSIL; the protein is encoded by the exons ATGGGGGTGGATGGTGGAGACGAGCAAATGCAAGGGCCAACAGGCCGTGAGGAGAGAATTTTTGTTTCAGTTCGTTTGCGCCCTCTCAATGAGAGGGAAATTGCTAGGCGTGATGTATCAGACTGGGAATGCATCAGTGATAACACCATCATATACAGGAACAGCCTTTCGGTTTCTGAGAGATCCATGTACCCAACTGCTTATACATTTG ACAGAGTTTTTAGCTCTGATTGCCCCAATAGGCAAGTGTATGAAGCAGGAGCCAAGGAAGTTGCTCTTTCAGTTGTCAGTGGTATAAACT CAAGTGTTTTTGCTTATGGACAAACAAGCAGCGGAAAGACATATACGATGATTGGAATTACTGAGTATGCCATGGCAGATATATATGACTACATACAGAGG CACAAGGAAAGAGAGTTTATCCTGAAGTTTTCTGCTATGGAGATTTACAATGAATCTGTCAGGGACCTCCTCAGTGCAGACAGCACTCCCCTTAGGCTTCTAGATGATCCAGAA AGAGGGACAGTTGTTGAGAGACTCACAGAAGAAACTCTGCAGGACTGGAATCATTTTAAGGTGCTTCTATCTGTGTGTGAAG CTCAAAGACAAATAGGAGAGACTTCTCTGAATGAGACAAGCTCTAGATCCCATCAAATTTTGAGACTG ACAATAGAAAGTTCTGCACGTGAATTTTTCGGCAATGACAAATCAAGCACCCTTGCAGCCACTGTG AATTTTGTTGATCTGGCAGGAAGTGAGCGTGCATCTCAGACATTATCAGCTGGGGCAAGGTTGAAAGAAGGTTGCCATATAAATCGCAGTTTATTAACACTAGGAACTGTTATCCGTAAGCTGAG CAAGGGAAGAAGTGGACACATTCCTTTCAGAGATTCAAAGCTGACGCGTATACTTCAGTCTTCCATAGGAGGCAATGCTAGAACTGCTATCATTTGTACAATGAGTCCAGCACGAACCCATGTTGAACAATCAAGAAACACCCTCTTGTTTGCATGTTGTGCTAAAGAAGTGACTACCAATGCGCAAGTCAATGTGGTCATGTCTGATAAAGCATTAGTGAAGCAATTGCAAAGAGAATTGGCTAGATTAGAGAACGAGTTGAGAAGTGCAGGAACAATGTCTGTTTCATCTGATTTAGCCGCATTGCTGAGAGAGAAAGACCTTGAGATTGAAAAG CTTAAGAAAGAGGTAGTATTACTTACTCAGCAAAGAGACCTTGCTCAGTCTGAGGTTGAGGATCTGCGACAAGTAGTTAACGATGAAAGCCCTGTGGATGAAAGACCAGTGAAAATCTGG GCAGATTCAGATCATCAGTACCCTAAACTGCGAGTGCGGAATTCATGGGACTTTGAACATTCAATCACCGAGACACCTGTTTTGGCTGTTGGTGTTAGATCCTTCACCCCATCAGATAGACAAAGCTGCAGTTCTGAAGAGAGCTTCCTCCAGCTTCCCGACTTCAAAATGAATATTCAGCATCCCAGTTCCTCTCCTCAGCTGTCACCTAAAATTCCTAGTTTTGTTGGGAATAATCTATGCCAGGAGGAGAATGGAGAACATGCTTATGAAAATTCAGAGGCACTTTGCAAGGAAGTTCGTTGCATTGACTCAGGAAGGTCAAGTATGAATAGATATTCAGACTCAAATTTCTCAGAGTCTAGCCCAAagatttatcaaaattataatatgtcaTCTCCAAGGGAAAACACAGCTATATCAGGACTGATGGATGTTGGCAATGAAGATATATCAAAGCGAGAATCCTGGTCACTCCAGTTGAAAAACAATAGCAACCATCCAGAAATTGCTATTCCATCTCCTGAAAAACCATATTTATGGCAGCTGAAAGAAGAAATATCTAGCTGTAGAAGTTTGAAATTAACTAGGAGTAGAAGTTGTAAAGCGAGTCTAATGACTGGTTTGACCTCCCAGTGGATTGAGGGGGTAGAAAAGGATGAGAGCACACCTCCAATTGGGAATGAGAAAGATTTCACTGGAAGACCAGAGAGTTTCCAGAGAAAACTTTCTGTATTGAAGTATGATCTTCAGAACCAGGGGTTGTCTAGAAATGGATCTCAAAGTTCCTCAACAAGTGCTACTGTTTATGAGCTTAAAGGCCAGATATCAAGAAATGGATCGCAAAGTTACTTGAAAAGTGCTGCTGCTGTTGAGCTTAACACACAGAATGTTTCAACTCCAGATGATCAGAATAATACTGGTTTCTGTACTTCAATTGAAGGAACAGAAGAAATATCTAATCTTCAGTCTGAGAAGCAACTTGCTGATTGTGCG GTACAGGTGACGGAGCCCATTTTACATGTCAAGACTGTTAAAGACGTTGGCTTGGACCCCATACCAGATCATTTGGGAAGCCCTTCAGCATGGCCTTTAGAATTTAAGAGGCTTCAAGGAGAGATCATTGAACTTTGGCATGCCTGCAATGTCTCATTGGTGCACAGGACCTACTTCTTTCTGCTATTTACCGGAGATCCAAAAGATTACATATACATGGAGGTGGAACATAGGAGGCTGTCCTTCCTCCAGAATGTATTTGCCCATGGTAATCAAACGGTGGAAGCTGGACGAGTACTTACCCCTGCTTCAAG CTTGAAGGCTCTACGTCGTGAAAGGCATATGCTGAGCCAGCGGATGCGCAAGAGACTCTCCAAAGCAGAAAGAGAGAACCTCTTCCTTAAATGGGGTGTCGGGTTGCACACGAAACATAGGAGGCTGCAGGTGGCTTATAGCTTGTGGGTTGACACTAAAGACATGAACCATATTGCTGAGAGTGCTGCCATTGTGGCTAAGCTGGTTGGCTTTGTAGACCCAGAGAAGACTTTTAAGGAAATGTTCGGGCTCAACTTCACACCAGGACAAGGC
- the LOC18610805 gene encoding metallothiol transferase FosB, protein MMEIEEVNNCEALPLLSLNHVSLLCRSVWDSVRFYEEVLGFVLIKRPSSFKFNGAWLYNYGIGIHLIENPAIDDFDTIVEPRPINPKDNHISFQCTDVGLVKRRLQEMGMKYVTAVVEDDGNRVDQVFFHDPDGYMIELCNCENIPILPLSSCSFKPRLSSFKKAAPANCGFMENVMMESLSMDMLNISF, encoded by the exons ATGATGGAGATCGAGGAAGTAAACAACTGCGAGGCACTGCCACTTCTCTCATTGAATCATGTCTCGTTGTTGTGTAGATCAGTTTGGGATTCCGTGCGGTTCTATGAAGAAGTCTTGGGCTTTGTTCTCATCAAACGCCCCTCTTCTTTCAAGTTTAATGGAGCTTG GTTATATAACTATGGCATTGGGATACACTTAATCGAGAATCCAGCGATTGATGATTTTGACACCATTGTTGAACCACGGCCAATTAATCCCAAGGACAATCACATATCCTTCCAG TGCACAGATGTTGGCCTTGTCAAGAGGAGGCTGCAAGAGATGGGAATGAAGTATGTCACAGCTGTGGTTGAAGATGATGGGAATAGGGTTGATCAGGTGTTCTTCCATGACCCAGATGGGTACATGATTGAGCTCTGCAACTGTGAGAACATCCCCATCCTCCCTCTCTCCTCCTGCTCATTCAAGCCAAGGCTAAGCAGTTTCAAGAAGGCTGCACCAGCTAATTGTGGATTCATGGAAAATGTGATGATGGAGAGCTTGAGCATGGACATGTTGAACATCTCATTTTGA
- the LOC18610806 gene encoding B-box zinc finger protein 18: MRTLCDSCESAAAIVFCAADEAALCRACDEKVHMCNKLASRHVRVGLANPSDVPLCDICENAPAFFYCEIDGSSLCLQCDMIVHVGGKRTHARYLLFRQRVEFPGDKPGNVEDPASQPVDPGETRRGQNQPAKPTVGENQQNHKVSSVQLVDANADGHVKMDTKMIDLNMKPHRIHGQASNNQEQ; encoded by the exons ATGCGTACCCTTTGTGACTCTTGTGAAAGTGCTGCTGCTATTGTCTTCTGTGCTGCCGATGAGGCTGCTCTTTGCCGCGCCTGTGATGAAAAG GTCCACATGTGCAATAAGCTTGCTAGCCGGCATGTCCGGGTCGGGCTGGCAAATCCCAGTGATGTTCCTCTCTGTGACATATGTGAAAATGCACCTG CTTTCTTTTACTGCGAGATAGATGGAAGTTCCCTTTGTTTGCAATGTGATATGATTGTACATGTTGGAGGTAAAAGAACTCATGCAAGATATCTTCTATTTAGACAGAGAGTAGAG TTTCCAGGGGATAAACCTGGTAATGTTGAGGACCCAGCTTCACAACCAGTGGATCCTGGTGAGACCAGAAGAGGCCAAAATCAGCCAGCTAAACCAACAGTGGGAGAGAACCAACAAAATCACAAGGTCTCTTCTGTTCAATTGGTAGATGCTAATGCTGATGGTCATGTCAAAATGGATACTAAAATGATAGATTTGAATATGAAGCCTCATCGAATACATGGTCAAGCCTCAAACAATCAG GAACAATAA
- the LOC18610807 gene encoding probable serine protease EDA2 has translation MRLSEAVSSVWFLFLVALSGFAHGFVTRRALLDRLSGNSNYLTTKELWFDQTLDHYSPYDHRQFKQRYYEFLDYFQVPDGPIFLKLCGESSCNGIANDYISILAKKFGAAVVSLEHRYYGKSTPFKTHTTENLRYLSSKQSLFDLAIFRQWYQESLNLKLNKTDAENPWFVFGISYSGALSAWFRLKFPHLTCGSLASSAVVLAVYNFTEFDKQIGESAGPECKAALQETTQLVDQRLPSNGKELKTLFGAAELEIDGDFLYFLADAAVIAFQYGNPDKLCTPLVEAKKAGEDLVAAYAKYVKEYYVGSFGVSVETYNQKHLKNTAVTEGSSDRLWWFQVCTEVAYFQVAPSNDSIRSPKVDTKYHLDLCKNVFGEGIYPEVDVTNIYYGGTKIAGSKIIFTNGSQDPWRHASKQTSSPDMPSYIITCHNCGHGTDMRGCPQSPLSIEGNAQNCSSPDAVHKVRQQIIENMDLWLSQCKGTGRTYM, from the exons ATGAGGCTGTCCGAAGCTGTCTCGTCTGTCTGGTTTCTGTTTCTTGTGGCTCTGTCGGGCTTCGCCCACGGATTCGTGACGAGACGTGCTTTGCTTGACCGCTTGTCTGGAAATAGCAATTACTTAACCACTAAAGAACTCTGGTTCGATCAGACTCTCGATCACTACTCCCCTTAC GATCATCGTCAATTTAAGCAGCGTTACTATGAATTCCTTGACTACTTTCAAGTTCCTGATGGAccaattttcttaaaactttgtgGGGAATCGTCGTGCAATGGCATAGCCAATGACTATATCAGC ATTTTGGCAAAGAAGTTTGGGGCAGCTGTTGTTTCACTTGAGCATCGTTACTATGGGAAAAGCACTCCTTTTAAAACACATACAACGGAAAATTTGAGATATCTTTCATCTAAGCAATCTCTGTTTGACTTGGCTATTTTTCGTCAATGGTATcag GAATCCTTGAACTTGAAGCTGAATAAAACAGATGCTGAGAATCCATGGTTTGTTTTTGGTATTTCATACTCTGGTGCTCTTAGTGCGTGGTTTCGTCTTAAGTTTCCTCATTTAACATGTGGAAGCCTGGCAAGTTCTGCAGTTGTTCTTGCTGTTTACAACTTCACTGAATTTGATAAGCAG ATTGGTGAGTCAGCTGGTCCCGAATGCAAAGCTGCGTTACAAGAAACTACTCAACTTGTTGATCAAAGACTTCCATCAAATGGAAAAGAACTAAAGACACTGTTTGGCGCAGCTGAG CTTGAGATTGATGGTGATTTCCTCTATTTTCTGGCAGATGCAGCTGTTATAGCG TTCCAATATGGAAATCCAGATAAGTTATGCACCCCTCTTGTTGAAGCAAAAAAGGCTGGAGAGGATTTGGTG GCTGCCTATGCCAAATATGTCAAAGAGTATTATGTTGGAAGTTTTGGTGTCAGTGTTGAAACATATAATCAGAAACACTTGAAGAACACTGCTGTTACTGAAGGTAGTTCTGATCGACTTTGGTGGTTTCAAGTTTGTACTGAAGTTGCATATTTCCAGGTGGCACCCTCAAATGATAGCATTCGCTCTCCAAAAGTTGATACAAA ATACCACTTAGATCTTTGCAAGAATGTCTTCGGAGAGGGCATCTACCCAGAAGTTGATGTGACAAATATATACTATGGAGGCACAAAAATTGCAG gttcaaaaatcatttttacaaATGGCTCACAGGATCCATGGCGTCATGCATCCAAACAGACATCGTCCCCAGATA TGCCTTCCTACATCATTACTTGTCATAATTGTGGCCATGGAACTGATATGCGAGGATGTCCCCAATCGCCCCTAAGCATTGAAG gtAATGCTCAGAACTGCAGTTCCCCTGATGCAGTTCACAAAGTCAGGCAACAGATCATAGAAAACATGGACTTGTGGTTGTCTCAATGCAAGGGCACAGGTAGGACTTACATGTAA
- the LOC18610808 gene encoding fructose-bisphosphate aldolase 1, chloroplastic translates to MASASLLKTSPVVDKSEWVRGQTLRQPSVSVVRCHLVAPSGLTVRASSYADELVKTAKTIASPGRGILAMDESNATCGKRLASIGLENTEANRQAYRTLLVSAPGLGQYISGAILFEETLYQSTTDGKKMVDVLVEQNIVPGIKVDKGLVPLAGSNNESWCQGLDGLAPRSAAYYQQGARFAKWRTVVSIPNGPSELAVKEAAWGLARYAAISQDNGLVPIVEPEILLDGEHGIDRTFEVAKKVWAEVFFYLAQNNVMFEGILLKPSMVTPGAECKDRATPQQVANYTLSLLRQRIPPAVPGIMFLSGGQSEVEATLNLNAMNQAPNQWHVSFSYARALQNTCLKKWGGRPENVKEAQEALLVRAKANSLAQLGKYTGEGESEEAKQGMFVKGYVY, encoded by the exons ATGGCCTCTGCATCTCTCCTCAAGACTTCACCTGTGGTAGACAAGTCCGAGTGGGTTAGGGGTCAGACCCTTCGCCAACCTTCGGTTTCTGTCGTGAGGTGCCACCTGGTTGCTCCCTCTGGACTAACCGTGCGTGCCAGCTCATATGCCGATGAGCTTGTCAAGACTGCA AAAACTATTGCTTCTCCAGGCCGTGGAATTTTGGCCATGGATGAGTCCAACGCCACCTGTGGGAAACGTCTGGCCTCAATTGGGCTAGAGAACACTGAGGCTAACCGCCAAGCATACAGGACATTGCTGGTGTCAGCTCCTGGCCTTGGCCAGTACATCTCAGGCGCCATCCTCTTTGAGGAAACCCTCTACCAATCCACAACCGATGGCAAGAAGATGGTTGACGTTCTTGTTGAGCAGAACATAGTACCCGGTATCAAGGTCGACAAG GGTCTTGTTCCACTGGCTGGCTCAAACAACGAGTCCTGGTGCCAAGGTCTTGACGGCCTCGCTCCACGTTCTGCTGCATACTACCAACAGGGAGCTCGTTTTGCAAAATG GCGTACTGTGGTAAGCATTCCCAATGGACCATCTGAACTTGCCGTGAAGGAAGCAGCCTGGGGACTTGCTCGCTATGCTGCCATCTCTCAG GACAACGGATTGGTTCCAATTGTTGAGCCAGAGATCTTGCTTGATGGCGAACATGGAATCGATAGGACCTTCGAAGTAGCCAAAAAGGTGTGGGCGGAGGTTTTCTTCTACCTTGCCCAGAACAATGTGATGTTTGAAGGTATCCTCCTAAAGCCAAGCATGGTCACTCCAGGTGCAGAGTGCAAAGACAGGGCCACCCCTCAACAAGTTGCTAACTACACCCTGAGTCTCCTCCGCCAAAGAATCCCTCCAGCTGTCCCTGGAATCATG TTTCTGTCTGGTGGGCAATCTGAAGTAGAGGCTACCTTGAACTTGAACGCAATGAACCAAGCTCCAAACCAATGGCATGTATCATTCTCGTACGCGAGAGCCCTTCAAAACACTTGCCTGAAGAAGTGGGGAGGCAGACCTGAGAACGTGAAGGAGGCTCAGGAAGCTCTGCTTGTCCGGGCTAAGGCCAACTCTCTTGCTCAACTTGGCAAGTACACTGGCGAGGGAGAGTCAGAGGAAGCCAAACAAGGCATGTTCGTCAAGGGTTATGTCTACTAA